In a single window of the Gadus chalcogrammus isolate NIFS_2021 chromosome 20, NIFS_Gcha_1.0, whole genome shotgun sequence genome:
- the LOC130372993 gene encoding uncharacterized protein LOC130372993: MIQAKVVWLQDCSSTATVYGKELEVKDCHVADQTGKIRLSLWGGLIGQVAQGVSYVLTDLAVRKWGGLYLTSTKDTTIRVSEEDVLVPESVVRLRLEVEQQEEVEQQEVEQEEVEQMEVEQQEVEQEVEQGIKKEMLTTVRGPVYGVQLAAQRQCSSCYKRQLAFNLKAKNHRCEACGLLQKVGSYVQAANGTVMVNKGDVKLTLTLTSTVLMTYLSQNNLQELLADVQLVEEHFLEVGVFVIQYNANNVVVVVTTGNV; encoded by the coding sequence ATGATCCAGGCAAAGGTTGTGTGGCTGCAGGACTGCAGTTCCACGGCCACTGTCTATGGCAAAGAGCTGGAGGTCAAGGATTGCCATGTTGCTGACCAAACCGGGAAGATTAGGCTGTCCCTCTGGGGGGGGCTTATTGGCCAAGTGGCACAGGGCGTTTCCTACGTCCTGACGGACCTGGCGGTCCGTAAATGGGGAGGGTTGTATCTGACGTCTACGAAGGACACCACCATCCGGGTCTCAGAGGAGGATGTCCTGGTTCCGGAATCTGTTGTGAGGCTGCGActggaggtggagcagcaggaggaggtggagcagcaggaggtggagcaggaggaggtggagcagatggaggtggagcagcaggaggtggagcaggaggtggagcaggggaTAAAGAAGGAGATGCTCACCACGGTGCGGGGACCAGTCTATGGAGTCCAACTAGCTGCCCAACGGCAGTGCAGCAGCTGCTACAAAAGGCAGCTGGCCTTCAACCTAAAGGCCAAAAACCATCGCTGCGAGGCCTGTGGCCTCCTTCAGAAGGTCGGGTCCTATGTACAGGCTGCCAACGGGACAGTCATGGTCAATAAGGGCGATGTGAAACTCACGTTGACATTGACCTCGACTGTCCTGATGACATACCTGAGTCAAAACAACCTCCAGGAGCTGCTTGCAGATGTGCAGTTGGTGGAGGAGCACTTTTTGGAAGTGGGGGTGTTTGTAATCCAATACAATGCCAACAATGTGGTTGTCGTTGTCACAACAGGGAATGTTTGA